The Phycisphaerae bacterium region CAGTTCGTACGCCAGCGGAACCAGGCCGTCGAGATAGTACGGCCCCCGCTCCCAGCCGTCGCCCGTTCCGCCCTTCCAGGCCGACCGGGCCAGATCGGGCCAGAATTCGTCCAGGTGCCCCGTGAGTCCTTCTGCCTGGATACGAAGCTGATCGCGCAACCAGCCCTGCGGTTTCACGGCCCCCAAGGGCAGTTCAACAAACCGAGTCTGCCTGAGCGGAGGGCGGCTTGATGGGTAATGTCTGTTTGCAACCTGCCCCCTCGCCACAGAGACCAGGGGCGGCAACACCAGAACAACGAAGGCGAGTATCAGGCGATTCATCAATCCGTTCCTTGTGGCGGCTTTGCGGTAGTGCACTGTACCATATTGGTCACATTCTGCGGAGGATCACACATGCGAGCAAGGCGTTCGGCTTCCACGGTGCCCGTCGGGTTCAAGCCGGTTGGCTCAGACGTTCCGGACCTCATGCTGATGGCCGCGGCACTGGTCTGCCTGGTCACAGGGGCGGCCCGGGCCGCCGACGTTCTCAAACAGTACTACGCTCACCCCACGGTCGAGGATGGCAACGGCGTCATCGCTCCCTGGTATCAGGGACAGAACGGCCAATTCGACGAACGAATGCAGATCGCCGTCGATATCTACAAGCGATACCCCTGGACCAAGCCGGGTCAGGCCGTGATACCCGCTCCGCATATTGTCTACAACACGCACTGGAAGATCGACAACGACGGCACGATATCGATTCCGCCGACGCAACCGTGGATGTGCGGCGACCTGAGCCAGAGGGCGTTCAGCATCATTCGCGGCCTCTCGGAGTACTACCGGTACAGCGGTGACCCAATCGCCTTCGTATATGTTCCAATTACCGTGGACTACATTCTCGACTATTGCCTCACCGACCCGGACCATGCCTGGCCGAGTTTTCCAATCGCCACCCCCACCAAGGGCATCGGATACCGGAAAGCCGATCCCAATGTACCGAATCAGTTGGATCTCTGCGCGTACGTTGGCCTTGAAGTATTGCGGGCGCACAAGCTTCTGGGCAACGAACGCTACCTGCAAGCCGCCAGGCACTGGGGCGACGTCTTCGCCGAAAAATGCAACTTCTCCGATCCGCAGATGCCGCCGTGGAGCCGCTATATGAGCCCTGAATATATGCTCTGGTCCGATGAGCTTACCGGCAGCACGACGTTGATCACCGAGTTTCTTGATGCCCTGATCGACATGGGCTACGAAGGCAAGGACGGCTTGATCGTCAAGGCACGAGATGCCGGGCGTGCCTATGTGATCGATCAGATTCTGCCCCGCTGGATCGACAACGAGGCGTGGGGGCGGCACTACTGGGACGTCGAGGGCGACTGGATCTCGGGCGGCGCTTCCTGGATTTGCGGGTACTTCCTGGATCATCCGGAGGCCTTTCCAAATTGGCGGAACGACGTCCGCAACATCCTGTCGCTTGTCTTCAATCGCAATTGTGTCGACCCGGCCTCCCGCGGCGAAGTCTACAGCGGCGCGTGGGCGTTTCCCGAGTCGTTTGTCTGTTGCGGAACTTCGTTGTCCTATAACCAATACACGTACGCGGCACCTTTGATACAGCTCGGAGAGCTGGCCGAAGACGAGTGGGCACGCGAGGTCGGGCGACGGATGCTCATGATGGCGACTTACGACAGCCGCGAGAACGGCGTCGTCCTGGACGGACTGGCGGGCAACGTGGTCGCAGCGGCCGACTGGCTCAATCTGGCCCATCCCTGGCCCCTGTGCCAGATTCTTGCGGCCATGGCCTGGCGTCCCGAAACCTACGGCCCCAGCCGCGAAAACCACGTGATGCGAACAAAGTCCGTGGTCACGTCTGTCAACTACGATAAGGGTGTGGTCCGCTACTCGACGTTCGATGCCCCGGCGGGCAACATCGATGTCTTGCGGCTCGCTTTCGAGCCGCAGTCGGTATCAGCGGACGGTAAGGCATTGGCAAAACGCGCCGACCTGAAGGAAAACGGCTTTACGGCTGAACGACTGCCCGACGGCGACTGCATCGTGAGCATCCGTCACGACGGAGCCAAGAATGTCAGTGTCCGCGGTGATGACCCGCAGGAAGTCGCCAACGACGATGCCTTCTCATACACCGGGCAGTGGAGCACGGTTCGGATGGACGGAGCCCGGGAGGGCTCGCTGCACGTGGCAACTGACGCGGGCGCGGCGCTGACGTTCACATTCACGGGAAACCAGTTCCGTCTGATCGGGACAGTCGACGACAAGGGCGGACTGGCGGATGTGTACATCGACGGGCAGAAGCAGATGGCCCCGCTCGACTGCTGGAATCCCAAGCCCAGGCACCAGCAGCTCATCTACCGCAAGGGAGGACTGGCCGATGGGAAGCACGAAATCCGAATCGTTGCCAGAGGCGAGAAGAACCCGCTGTCTGCCGGCTCCGGCATCTATGTGGACGGAATCCAGTATTCGGCCGCGACGGGCAAGAGCAATTTCGGTGAGGGCGGCGGCCCTACCACCGCACAAAGACTGATCCTCGGTTACACGGGCCGAAACGACTACGTCGATTCGCAGGGCCGTTCCTGGCGGCCTGGAACCGAGTTCGTCGTACGTCTCGGGGCCTCGGTGGACGCCGTCGCCCGCACGTGGTTCACCGATCGCCGGAGCTTGTACATCGGTAACACGCCGGACCCGGAACTCTATCGCTACGGCGTCCATGCCCAGGAATTCTGCGTGAACCTGACGGTCGGCCCGGGCCGGTATCGTGTGGGCCTGCACTTCGCAGACACAAACACGAGGAGCATCCTTCGCGTGTTGGTCAACGATGAGCAGGTGATCGAGAAGATGAAGATCGCCGAGGCCGCGGGGGGAATCTTCCGGGCGTGCAATCGTTGGTTCGGCGGCATCAGTCCCAAGAACGGCGTGATCGAGATCCGATTCATCGGTTGCGACAAGACGGAAGCCTGTGCCCAGGCGATCGAGGTGGAGCCCGAGGCTACGGATTCCGGCAACGGCGGTTCGTGAAAGCTCCTCATGTTGCGCGAACACTCCTGTCATCGTGCCCTTCGGACCGCCGGCAGTGGTCTTGTCGCGGATCATATTCTGCGCTCGTGTCGTCGTGTCGCGCTCCTCATGGCAGTCCTGCTCGTCTTCCCGCTCACGACACTGTGTGCCGCATCCGGATCGCAG contains the following coding sequences:
- a CDS encoding malectin domain-containing carbohydrate-binding protein; this encodes MRARRSASTVPVGFKPVGSDVPDLMLMAAALVCLVTGAARAADVLKQYYAHPTVEDGNGVIAPWYQGQNGQFDERMQIAVDIYKRYPWTKPGQAVIPAPHIVYNTHWKIDNDGTISIPPTQPWMCGDLSQRAFSIIRGLSEYYRYSGDPIAFVYVPITVDYILDYCLTDPDHAWPSFPIATPTKGIGYRKADPNVPNQLDLCAYVGLEVLRAHKLLGNERYLQAARHWGDVFAEKCNFSDPQMPPWSRYMSPEYMLWSDELTGSTTLITEFLDALIDMGYEGKDGLIVKARDAGRAYVIDQILPRWIDNEAWGRHYWDVEGDWISGGASWICGYFLDHPEAFPNWRNDVRNILSLVFNRNCVDPASRGEVYSGAWAFPESFVCCGTSLSYNQYTYAAPLIQLGELAEDEWAREVGRRMLMMATYDSRENGVVLDGLAGNVVAAADWLNLAHPWPLCQILAAMAWRPETYGPSRENHVMRTKSVVTSVNYDKGVVRYSTFDAPAGNIDVLRLAFEPQSVSADGKALAKRADLKENGFTAERLPDGDCIVSIRHDGAKNVSVRGDDPQEVANDDAFSYTGQWSTVRMDGAREGSLHVATDAGAALTFTFTGNQFRLIGTVDDKGGLADVYIDGQKQMAPLDCWNPKPRHQQLIYRKGGLADGKHEIRIVARGEKNPLSAGSGIYVDGIQYSAATGKSNFGEGGGPTTAQRLILGYTGRNDYVDSQGRSWRPGTEFVVRLGASVDAVARTWFTDRRSLYIGNTPDPELYRYGVHAQEFCVNLTVGPGRYRVGLHFADTNTRSILRVLVNDEQVIEKMKIAEAAGGIFRACNRWFGGISPKNGVIEIRFIGCDKTEACAQAIEVEPEATDSGNGGS